aggtgagaggatccattgagctcaggagtttgagaccagcctaggcaacatagcaagactccatctatacaaaaaataaaaatataagttatccaggcatggtgttgcacacctgtagtcccagctactggggaggctaagacaggaggatcccttgagaccaggaatttgaggtaacagtgagctatgattgagccactgcattccagcctgggcaacaaagcaagattctgtcccttagacaaacaaacaagcaaatgaaaacaccagAAAACCAAATGGATGTACCAAGAATTAGTTCATAGTTGTATATTATACTGTTTCTCTAAAAAGGCTTTTATAATGTCTAATGAGAGACATAAACTCCCTTGCTGGGATTTCCTTTTCTAACTGTAAGTATGCATTACCcaaagaaggaagggatgggatttttattttcctagcaTTCGTATGGTACATTGTGTCATTAGTGGCCTCAAGTAAATCAGCTCTGAGTAGTTGTGCCCTTGGGCAGCCCCCTCTTCTGTTAATGCTGGGCTTGGCCACCCTAAGGGCTATCAGCAAATGTGTTGCAAACAGAGGCTTGATAAGCCCTTTCATGCTGGGGTTTGCTTTTCAGGAATGTGTCCACCATTGTATGAAGAAGCCCCCTCCAGCATAAAGGATGAGAGGCCATCTGGAGGAGAATTGAGGGACCCAGTAGACAGCCAGTGCCAACTGACAGACATGTCAGTGAGGCCATCTTGGAACTGTAGGAGACCAGCATATGCCACCCTCTTttgcataaggattattttgagaaacagcAGACACAGGAGAAGCTCTGGAAACAGAGTAGAAGTCACCCcttgtgccccccccccccccaccataccggctagagtgcagtggtgtcatcatagctcactgcaagctcaaactcctggactcaggtgatcctcctgcctcaacctcccgagtagctggaactgcaggcacatgccaccacacctggctaatttttctattttttgtagagatagggtcttgctcttgctcaggctggtctcaaactcctgagctcaagtgatcctcctgcctcagccttccagagtgctaggattacagggccaGAAGTTACCCTTTTATAAGGAAAACTTGTCTCCCTCATCTCCCGCACATGGGAAGACAAGGATTAAATCAATAGACACTTTTCTTTGGAGAAGATATCTAATGAATCTTGTCCTTGCTTACTGTGCTGTTCCTAGTCACCTTCCCATAACTTGCCTTCCCCTACACCCTTTTTCCTTCGAGCTGAAGATGGTATGTAAGCCTGAGTTCTAAGCTGCCTCTTTGAGAGTTACTCATTTTCCCCTGGTATCTCTTGTGTGTGTTTACATGAGGCATATGTGTTCATaaatgtctgtctgtctcttgtCAGTCTGTCTTTTATTACTGGGGGCCCACCCAAAAACTATGAAGAGTAGaggaaaaattgtttttcctccCTACAGAACTCTCAGATAATCCTAGTCCCAGGGGTGATCCCAGGTGAGTCCAGCGTAGAAGCTGTTCAGGGGAGCCCGGCCTATGCTGCTGATCCTACTTAACACAGCCTCAAAAAGATTATACTATGATTTGGCAGTAAAATGGCAAGgacacagaaaacaaatcagcagggccaaaatttgaatttagtgaagcaaatatttgttgttaGATAACCACAAACCCAAGTTTTCTTGCATATTTGTTGTAAACAaccaatttatttcatttacaccAATCCTtgtgtaaataaaaaagaaaatacaatttttaaaaaatgtatctaaatGAAGCAACAACAAAGAAGGTTGAccagataaatatttttgactcTGAAGGCCATCCTGTCCTTGTCCCAGCTTTGTcattgtagtgcaaaagcagccataggcaaaGGGTGTACCAATGAgcttggctgtgttccaataaaactttatttacaagaacAGGTGGCAGgtcagatttggcccatgggctatagtttgccaaccctggtCTAGAAGAAtccctttaaaaagttttaaataaaaatcataagtgGTTTAAAAAAGCATCGTCATAATTTAATTGGCAAGGTTTTGTATTTCTTAGTGGTACAAAAAGTGGGTCTTATAGTCAgaattttatattcaataaaatacagTGTTTAGATCTATAAGGAATATAGTAGCACATAATAAGACTTGGTGAGAATGAATAGTCAGAAGTTAGCAGGTTGAATGGTCATGCTTCTAAAGTTTTGTGCAGCATTGTAATTTAAACTCAGTTTGGGGGGACCATTTATAACAGACATGCAGAACTTAAAACTTGGTTAAGAAGGTCTGGGTTTAAAGTATGGCAAGGTCTATACTATACCCAGTGAGCTAAGGATACAATGAAAGCATCAGcataaattcatttgtttcagaGGCTCCTGCTCTGAAGCTGGAATAGCCCACACTGTGTCCGATATTCTGCTCTGCAGCATTACTCCTATGAAATGACAAACATCCAGCTTAGGCATGAAGATTGTCTACAAGTTTTTCTTTACCAAGGGGATCAGGGTAACTTGAAAGGTAGCAGTTGCTGGACCTATAGTGCAGAGAAGACAGGAGTGGCCTGCTATCTCTGATTGTTGGAGATTGATGGCTCCTTCAGAGTTTTCTGGGTTATCAATGATAGGGACAAGAAGTCTAATGTGAACAGAGGGGCTCCCTCTCATGGCAGTGACCAGACAGGGGCAACCTGAGTATGAGAAACAATGGTTACAGCCAACTGGAATAAGTTACAGCTGCAAACAGTGCCAGGTTAACAGAAATACAGGTGCTTACATAGTGTTGACATTGTTTATAGCTACTGGGTTGGTGTGGATAGTGAGAGGCTGCTATTTAAGTCTGGCTAACAGTGATATTATCACCAATTGTTGTGGCCCTACCAAGTCCTAACTTGTTTAAGTCCTTCTGTTGAAAGTTAACAGTGAGTGACCTAATTCATTGTGATAAGCCCCCCTTGGCCTGTTGTGTGGAGCAGTATAGGTCATAGATAATCAACAGTGGACACTGTGGTTCTGTTTGTGATTAGCTCATCTGCAGGGATTGAGCACACTAGAGCAAAGGCAGGCAATGTTTCTGTGCTGCACATAGATAAGAACACAAAAGCAACCTTGTACTCATCACAACTGATAACCACTGCCTAGAAAAATGTGTTGATTTCTGGTGCTGGTACATTTTCCTGTAATAAGATGGAGAAAACCACTGGGGCATAGGATGGAATCCTCAGTGTCTAATGGGGCAACTTTAGGATTGTGTGTGTCAGTAGTCAATAGACCCTTGCTTCTTACTGAGTAACCTTTGGGAAGATGGGTTCTGGAAGGATTAAGCTCTTCCTTGTGATGAAAGTGGGGGGAAATGCTGAGGAATGACTGTCCCCATCTCCCGGGTGGGACTGCTGTAGTGTCCACTGATTGCGTAGGGTGCTTTGAGACCAAAGATATGCCGCAGGCTGCCCTGAATGTGCTGCGATTGGGGCTTCAGCAGCAGACTTCCCAGGCCAGCAGGAGTCTTGTAATTACTGAGATGTGCTCTCTTTTAGAGGGAGAGTGGGTGTGTGACTGGTGTCACCACTTCCTTAATTTACTGTGCCTTCACAAACAGGCTTCTGCCTCAAGAGTCTGGACGTATAGTGGGCTCTTGCTTTTATCTGCCCAGGCCTCTTCCTACTTTTTCTAAGAAATGCTTCTCTGACTCAAAGCTGGCAGTTCTGGTGACCCATCCTTACTGACCCTTTCTCTACGGTCACAATCGATGACTGATCCAGGCATGGGCTCCAGCCCAACCTAGGCTAAGTATATCTGCTCCCTAGCCTCAGTTGCTTGGTAGGTGTCTTCGTTTattccaggcatcctcaaactttttaaacagggggccagttcactgtccttcagatcactggagagtgcgcactgtgggcccgggaggagtCAAGCTGCTAAGCAGGagaggcagctgcggcaaaaacacccggcaggccggataaatgtcctaggcgggcagcatgtggcctgcgggctgtcatttgaggacgcctggtctaatcAGGCTGCAATTACAAAAGTACCTgtcagaaattcatttctcacagttttggagtctGGGAGTCCAGGATCAGGGCACCAGCAGATGTGGTGTCTGCCGAGGGCGTGCATCCCAGTTTGTGGACAGTGCCTTCTCGCTGTGTTGTCACACGGTGAAAGGGGCTAAGCCGCTCCCCGCTCCCTCTTTGATAAGGGCACTGCCCCCGCTCCgcgggctccaccctcatgaccgaATCTCCCAAAGGTCCCATCTCTAAATACCATCCTAAccttaggggttaggatttcaattttaacatatgaatttgggggggaacATAAACATTCCGAACATAACAGTAGGATGACCACATGACTTAAGCTACACCAATCAATTCTTCCTTGGAATTCTTTGAACTGGAATTGAAAAGAAGCTCAGTCCTTCTTGGTGGTGAAGCTGGAAGAGATGAGGTTCATTGCTGCTATAGTGGCGTTTCTTTCTTGGGCATAAAGTTGACGTATAGAGAAGCAAATAATTATGCTAGAGCAAGAAAGTCAAgaggtttattctttttttttttttgtttgtttgtttgtttttctgcatgCCTATTCTTTCTGGGACTCACAAAGCTTCCAATACAATACCTTTGTTGGTTCAATTTCTCTCGTTGAAACACAAATATCCTGATTAAATCCTTGATTTGGCTATCCCTTGTGGGTGGGTTAGAAAGACTTGGGTgatgttttctccattttccttcctCTAGTTAACTCAGTCCTGGGCCACACACTTTTCTGTCTATACACTTTTCTTGGGGTGAACTCGTTCATTTCCATTTGAGTCTATGTGTTCTATGCAAAAAGcccacatttatttttgtagcacCGGCCTTTCTTTTGAACTGCACATTAAGTGTATCCTCCTGCTTACTTGATAACTCCCTTGGGTGCCAAACAGGCATTCCAAAACTAGCATGTttgtggccgggtgtggtggctcacgcctgtaatcctagcactctgggaggccaaggtggaaggattgcttgaggtcaggagtttgagaccagcctgagcaagagcgagatcctgtctctactaaaaagttgaaagaaattagctggacaacttaaaatatatagaaaaatattagccagacatggtggcacatgcctgtagtcccagctacttagaaggctgaggcaggaggatcccttgggaTCCCTGGTatgtaaggttgctgtgagctaggctgaagccacggcactctagcccaggcaacagagtgagactctgtctcaaaaaaaaaaattaggatgtTTGTGATGCATTGTTTCTAGTTGTACCTATGTCAACAAGTGTCACATTCCACCAAGCAATGGTGAGTACTTGGACCCCTATCTGCTTAACAGGGAGAGATTTGGAcctgggagaggagaggtgggAAACCTCATAAATTTACTGCTACTGCTGGAGGGTGAGTGCTGAGTGTCTGGGGAAAGGTGGAGCTGGGGTCTTCAGGGTGGCAAAGCACCTGCCCACTCTAGTGAGGGTCTGATGCAGGTCAGGGGACAGAGGCTAACCCCCTGCAGCTGCCCTTACAGGTCCTGGAGCAGAATGATTTTGCAGcagttttgttatttaaattctttttttgttgtagtAAAATGCATCTAAAATTTACTGTCTtactcatttttaagtgtacagttcattggcattaagtgcattcactgTTGTGCTACCATAACCACTATCCACCTCCAGAACGCTTTATCTTCCCAAACTGCAACTCTGTTCCCATTAAATAGTATCTCCCTATTCCCCACTCTCCTCCTgtcccctggcaaccatcatttctgtctctatggatttgcttattctggacatttcatatacatggaatcatataacTTGTGACCTTtcgtgtctggcttattttacttagcacatCGTTTTCGAGTTTCATCCTTGTgagtagcatgtgtcagaattccctcgttcaggctgaataatattccatagagTATATGCtacattctgtttatccattcattcatccatggaCATTAGGGtggcttctaccttttggctattatgaataatgctgccataaaTGCAGCAGGTTTTTAAGGTAAAGCAGTCTCTGAGGGGTATATTCTGTTAACAAAGCAAACTGTACAACTAGGCTTGACCCTAAGCAACAGAGCTCTTAGCCATCAGTGTCTCAAGGTCACAAACCAAAGTGCCAACTGGTCATGGGAGGGGCCAGACCTTTGCAACCTCAGAAGCCAGTTCCACTGTCTCCATTCTTTCTGATGGCCAATTCTTCCACTGAGAGGAGAGACCAGTTATCACAAAGCTCTCAAAATTCAAAGAGCTTGGTTAAACCTTTCTCCCAGAATAATAAGGTTCTTGGCTGTATGCTTACATAAATGTTCAGTCATTTAGTGATTCTTGGCAGAACAAGAAGGTTCTACTTTGCTTTAAGGTAACTTtctatccttttttatttatttattttgagacaggtctcactctgtcacccaggctagatgcagtggcatcatcatagcttgctgtggcctcaaactcctgagctcaagcaatcctcctgcctcagcctcctgagtagctgtgactataggtgcatgccattgtgcctggctaattcttttaaaaagtttttattcagatagggtctcactatgttgtcaaGGCTACTCTGAAATgtctggcttcaagcaatccttccaccttggcctcccaaagtgctagaattacaggcatgagtcactgcacctggcctctatCCTGATATATGAAATAGCTGGACCCCCTCTCTCACTAAGGAAGATAGGGAAAATCTACCAATTTAATCTCTGGAGGGACACTCCTTTATTAGGGcatttcacaaaatatatatatattataatatttgtgaCTTTGATCAGAATCGGTTAGATTAGGAACTAAGAAACATCTGCTTGTGGTTGAGGTGCCACGTGCTGTCAACTGAACTTCATTCTAATGTCTTTGCTTTCACAGTGACCTGAGGATATTCTTCCTGTCCACAGGTCTGTCAGGTGTCTTAGGCAAGACCTATGAGGAAAGTAGAGCACAGATTCCAAAATGAGAgctactggttttttttttattgttgatattttatattattttctttgaagtggCTCTTACTTTGGGAGCAAATACCAATCTGATTCCACTGGAATTTCACTCTGATTTAGAGATCTCTCTCTAATCCACAGTTCTAGGCACTCCACGGTAAGTGGATATGTCTTCAACTCCAATTTGTTAGCAAATAGGCTGGAAGATGCATAGAGCCACTTTAAGTCCCCAGgtccataaacacacacatcttGCCAATAGTGGCCTGCAAATGAACAAGACATcaagagaaataaagtaaaacaataaacaaaacaaaaacatctgaCATTCCAGAGGAAGAAGGAGTCTGCAGACTCTCTAAGATGAGTGCTTATTGTATATGATATACTGctttgttttataatgaaaaggtCACTTGCAAATGTCTCTGTCAACTGCATTTATTTGCAAAAGCAGCAAGTGTGAGTCTGAAATGGAATTTTGTGAGTGAATGCAAATTTCATGCCGAGAAGTTGTAGACATTTATAGCACTAATTCCTTCAATAAATAAACACTGCGTGACACTTCAAATTTGCAAGATAAATCACGGCATCTGATCACACCTGGAGAGGCTCATGGGCTGAGGAAGAGAACTGTCCAaagtacaatataaaatataatacatgccCCAGAGTACTGCAGGACTCTTGAGGTCAAGCTATAGAAATAAATCTCTACGTGAGGTACTaagtttttttttagaaattgtctCAAATTGTACCTTAGTCTCACCTAAGCATCTTTGTGTAGCCAACAAGTGAGGATTTAGTCGACTCAGTGTACATTATTAGGGGTTTTCCTTAGAGTCATCAGTGGCTTCATAATCTCATACAGAAGGCAGCGCCGTTCCGCTGTGTGTGTAGCTGGCAGTTTAGGAATTGAAGTATTGCTCTTCCCCAGTGACTCGTTAGTCAATGCATCCGTCCCAAGGAACCTGCTCCTCTTTACTGGTCTCTTCCCACTGAGTACCCCTCTTTCCAAATCCAAGCTAGAACTGAAAGCCACATACTTCTCCCTCCTCCAACCCATGACTTTTCATTTTCACAGAAACCCTGGGAAACCTGATCTCAGAAAGCCCTGTCCtcctctgctcttttttttttttctattgctccTTTAATTGTTATCATATCCTGGGGGTAAACTGAGACCCTGGGGGTTCATGGGCTGTGACCACACAGTGGCAGTGGGGGGTGGTACAGGGTTGGGAGGTGCAGCCTAGTGAGGGACACTATACTCCTGTTTGTCAGAAGGACCCTGTACCTAGAAGGCAGGAAAGAGTTGTAATTAGTGGCATGGCATGGTTAGATATGTGGCTTTAGAAGACAACTTTGGCAACAGTGTCGAAGAAGAATTTAAAGGATAGAGATGGTTTCTACTGACATAAATGGTGAATTCAGGAGCACAGCAGGAAAGGATGAGGGACAATCGCTGTAGGAAGGGGCCGGCTGAATTAGAGAAAGGTAGCAAGGCACGGGAGTTTTCGTTGGAACCACAGGTGCAGGTCAGAAAAATGAAGCAAGGTTTAGAAATGATATCAGTTGCCTTAAGGGAGAAGAAAACCCTGGGTTAGTTTTGCTTCCTGACAGAGTAAAGTCATGGGCACAGCAACACATTCACACATCCACTGTGGCCCGTCTGCATGGAAAGCTGGCCTGGACAGCAATGACATCGATGGTCCCTCCTAGGAAACAGGCAGATGCTGTGTTTCAAAGCGTGGTTTTCCAAACTGTGATCTATGGAACGAACACTAGGGTTGAAAGACGTGAACTGTCAAAAAAAGGGGTGGTGGTTCTGTGGTCAAATAAACTCAAGAAATACTATGTGTTACTCCACATCACCAGATGAAAGGCTCTGAGATTTCTGCATGATTTTCTCATCACTTCTCAATGGACCATGAAAGACTTTTGCCCATCACACCTTTGCAGAAGCTGGTGTTGTAAATTAGGTGAAGTTCTAAATTCATGTACTGCACATGCGCCCTGCAGCCCGGGGCTGGTCCACTGACTGTTTGCACCCATAGTCTGCAGCAAGATAAATGCAGAAATTAGGTGGATTTGGAAACTTTTATAGCAATCCGAGATTGCTGCAACATCCAAGCAGCATTTTGTTTGTctgataatttatttcattacattttataataacattgTAACAGACTGGAAGGGCAAAGTTGTCTCTTCCTCTATCACAGATGGCTAAGAAGCACTTTTAAAAAGAGCAATGCTCTAGAGACAGTGTTTTCAAGACACCGTTCCCACAGACATTTATTTGAATATCATGGATTAGAAATGTTAGAAGAATATTAAGAAGTTTATAAtggccaactttttgttttaccaTTTAATTAATGAATTCTATCATCTGTTCCTATCATTTCCTTTTAACATATGGCATCTTAATGTACATACAAAATAAGGACTTAATTTCAAATAAAGGACACTCCTTTAAACTTCAGAAATATAGATTTATGAAAAACATGCTTACACTgccctttttttcccattttgctgAGGATCAGTGAGGACTTTATCGCACTGTGGCATTCTGCATAGATTAAGTTATGGAAGCCACTGACTGAGAGAAAGGAGGTGTTGGCTTCTGGGGAGATaggtggcggggtgggggggtgcttTCCCACAGATTGCTCCTCTGAAACTGCTGAGAACACAGTGAGGGCAAATCTCTCCTGTGCTTCACGAACAGATCATTTTCTTGCCTGTCTATACATTAAGATGCACGAGCTGAGAAACCTGCCAGAGAATTTTGTGACTTGTTCTACAtcaaaaaaaatgtgtgtttgagTGAGGAGGCTAGTCAAATGTCACCATTTATGGTGTGTTCCTAGGCCTGCAAGGGCTTTCTGGGTTTGACCTAGCTGTTACTGCAGAAAACAGAGACTGAGGGGGAGGCAGGTTACAGTGGCAAAACCCTAGACTCGTCAGCATGGCCACATCCCATTTCTGGTTCCGTCTTTTGTGGGCACAATACGGGCTTGTCATTTAGTTTCCCAGGGCCTCCATGTCTATAAAACGAGAAGAACCAGATGATTTCTAAGGCTCCTGGGGGTTCTAAAGCTCTAAATCTGTAAGATAAAATAATTACTGCAGTTCTGCTGGCCCATATTCAGACCTATGAATTCTTAACTAGTTGCTTTATGACCCAGGCACAATCATTTCCATGATCATTCTAGCCAGACACTATCATTCTAAGTGCTGTTTCATTCCCTCTCTTTATTCTAATGGTGAACATTGAGTtccaatggggaaaaaatgagaaagcgTTACCATGGCAGCCTTTATGAATATCTTCCTGATAAATCCACTTCACAGCTCTAAGGCTAATAGTTGAGATTTCTTTGTCCATAGATCCAGGGGCAGCTGCAGAGTtcagaaggagagagacagaagtgGCTGAAATAAGTCTCAGAACTTGTGGAATTTCCCTGAATACACTACTCTCTTCCTTCAGGACTAGAAATGTGTGTATTTGTTCCCTTAGCTGTCTGTCCTTCCATGGATTCTTTCTTTAGAAAAgccaaaccaaccaaccaaccaacaaaaccAGAACTACTGTCTCCTTGATCCACCTCCATTCATCTTTTACTTAATGAGATATGAAAATTTAATAccttaaagatttaatttttaaaatgcagtttgttAGCATTTTAGTATGATTTAATTCCTATAATGAGGATTCAAACACAAACTACTtatctaaatttctaaaaaacaGTACAGGAAAACTTTTACCTATGGCAGGCATTCTTGAAGGCTCGTGTACATCACAACCACCTGGGTGGCTTGGTCAACACAGATGCCTCCTCCTGACCACCCTGCCAACACCCAGCATTTCTGATTCCATAGGTCTGGGATGAGGCTAGAGCATTAGCATTTCAAA
The nucleotide sequence above comes from Microcebus murinus isolate Inina chromosome 15, M.murinus_Inina_mat1.0, whole genome shotgun sequence. Encoded proteins:
- the LOC105865180 gene encoding N-acetyllactosaminide beta-1,6-N-acetylglucosaminyl-transferase-like isoform X2, translated to MFNQGMAWSHDTAEKWANWICKIAIELLQWSQDTYSPDEHFWITLNNIPAAPGSMDKEISTISLRAVKWIYQEDIHKGCHGHYWQDVCVYGPGDLKWLYASSSLFANKLELKTYPLTVECLELWIRERSLNQSEIPVESDWYLLPK